Below is a window of Halobaculum lipolyticum DNA.
GTCCTCGACGGTCGGTTCCGGGGTCGCGTCCCCGCCGTTCGTGGCCGCCGGGTCGCCGGCGGTCCCCCCGTCGGGCGGTCGCCCGGGTGCGGGGTCGCGCGCGCTCATCGGCCGGTAGTTCGTGCGTCGGAACGTAGTTCTCCCGGTGCGTGTGGCAGAAAGACTCGCGGTCGGAACCGGTTCGCGGTGCGCGATCAGTCGTCGTCGCTCGAGCTCTCGGCCTCCTCGCTCGCTTCGCCGGAGGTGATCGGCTCCGAGCGGTCCTCGGCGAAGCCGGCCGACTCCTCGATGCGCTCCTCCGCCTCGGGGTCGAACCGCGTCTCGATGTCCTGGTAGCGGTCGACGAACGAGAGCGCGTGGTGGCTCTCGGTCTCGTGGCCGATGTACCGCTCCTCGAGGTCGAACTGCGCCTCCTCGTCGTTCTCCGCGATGTTCTGCATGTCCTCGTAGACGCTGTGGGCACCCGAGTGCAGGGCGTACAGCGTGATGAACTGGTACTTGTAGCCGAGGTCGCCCAGTTCCTGGAACGTGAGCGGGTCCTCCTCGGCGCCCCACTCGAACGACGACGAGTAGTTGAACGCCAGATCCAGGTCCGGGTGGGTCTCGTGGATCGTCTCGGCGTACTCGACGGCGTCCTCCCGGCTCGGGTCGGGCATCTCCGGCCAGACGAGGTCGACGCCGGCGTCGGCGTAGATGCGGCCGCGTTCGAGGTGTTCCTCCCAGTCGCCGTTGGCGGAGCCGTAGGCGTCGGTGCGCGCGATGACGACCGTGTCCTCGCTCTGCTTGGCGTCGACGGCCGCCTCGAAGCGCGAGCGGGCCTTCTCGCGGGAGACGATCTGCTTGCCCGCGATGTGGCCGCACCGCTTGGGCGTCGTCTGGTCCTCGATGTGGACCGCGGCGACGCCGGCCTTCTCGTACTCGCGGACGGCGCGGCGGACGTTGTGGGTGCCGCCGTAGCCGGTGTCGCAGTCCGCGATGACCGGGAGGTTCGTCGCCTCGACGATGCGCTTGGCGTTCTCGACCATCTCGGTCATCGTCACCATCTCCAGGTCCGGGAAGCCGAACTGGCCGAGGACGGTCGAGTAGCCGGACATGTACGCGGCGTCCAGCCCCGCCATCTCCGCGAGGCGCGCGTCGAGGGCGTGGTACAGCCCCGGCGCGAACACGTAGTCCTGCTCGTCGAGCATCTGTCGGAGCTTCGCGCCCTGCGGGTTGTCGATGTCCTTCGTGAAGACGTCCTGGTCGAGTTCTGAGGGGTGCATTATTCGGAATCCTCCATGAGCGCGATCTCGAACGGGTCGCGGCGACGGCGGCGCTCGGCGCGGTCGGTCGCGGTGTCGGTCGTCGTGTCGGTGCGGTCGGGACGGCCCGTTCGCGTCAGGTTCGGGACCAGCGGCGCGTCCGTCTCGGTGTCGGAGCGCCGGGGCGGCGCGGTCGAGCGGGTCGTCGCGGTCGTGCCGGTCCGAGTGGGGGCGCGACGGCTCATCGGTCCTCACGCTCCGTGTCGAACAGGCTCAGTTCTCGCGGGTCGATGTCGTCGATGTCGGTGTCGGGGTTCGGGTCGAACGTCATGTGGGTCGTGTGGGTGGTATCGGTGGTGTCAGCGGGCCGTGGTCGGTGTCGGTCGCTCCGTGCTGTGCTGCCGCGGATGCGTGGTGGGGTACGCCCATGCTGTGTCGCCTCACCCGGTTCGAGCCGATGACACCAAATAAATGTAATGATAGATAATGATAATATTCTATAATCGGTTTTGTGTGTCTTAGGCCGTTTAATTGTCACGCGATACCACACCGCATCCGGCGCGAACCGACACGCCGATACGACGCCCGCCGGAGGTGGGGACGATGGCAGACAGCCGCGCCGCCACGCCGGTCGTCCTCGCGCTCGTCGCCGTCGGCGGCGCGGTCGGCGCGACCGCGCGCTACGCCGTCGGCGGCGCGCTACCGGGGCTGTGGGGGACGCTGACGGCGAACGTCTCGGGGAGCTTCCTGCTCGGCCTGTTGCTGTACGAGGCGCTGCGCACCGACCGGCTGGGCGACCGGACGCGCACGCTCCTCACGACGGGCGTGCTCTCCTCGTACACGACCTACAGCACCTTCGTCGTGGAGACGGTGCAGGCGGCGCCGGCCGTCGGCGCGACGTACCTCGTCGGGAGCTACGCGCTCGGGGTCGCCGCGGCGCTGGCCGGGCGCGCCGTCGCGGCCCGGCTCGACCCGCGCGAGGGGCGGGAGGTGTGGGCGTGAGCGCGCCCGGGGGCGCGGCGGTCGCGCCCGTCCTCGCGTCGGCGACGGCGGCGGTCCCCGCCCCCGCGCTCGTCGCCGTCGGCGGCGCCGGCGGCGCCGTCGCGCGCCACCTCGTCGCGTCGGCGGTCGACCGTGCGGGCGACGGGTTCCCGCTCGGCACGCTGACGGTGAACGTGCTGGGGAGCTTCGTCCTCGGACTGGTCACGTTCCTCCCCGCCGGCGGCGACGTCTCGCTGCTCGTCGGGACGGGCGCCTGCGGCGCGTTCACCACGTTCTCGTCGTTCTCCGTGGCGACCGTCCAGCTGTGGGACCGCGGCGAACGCGCCCGGGCGGCGGCCTTCGTCGTCGCGAACACGGTGCTGGCCGGCGTCGCGGTCGGCGCCGCCGCCGCGCTCGCGGGGGCGGGCTGAGCGCCCCGGCACCCGCCCGGACCGAAACGCCCGAGTGGGTGCCGGGAGTCCTCGGCGATATGTCACGGCGCATCCTCGTCCCGATCGACAGCTCCGATCACTCGACGAAAGCCCTCGACCACGCGCTCGCCGTCCACGAGGGGGCGACGGTCGTCCTGCTCCACGTCGTCGACCCGACCCGGTGGGTGTCGGCCGGCGACGACGAGGGGATGGAGCCGTTCTACTCGAAGCAGTTGGAGGAGGCCGCACGCTCCGGCAGCGAGGAGCTGTTGGCGGCGGCCGCCGACCGCGTCCGCGACGCCGGCGCCGACGTCGAGACGGTCGAACTCGTCGGCGGTCCCGCCCGGGCCATCCTCCAGTATCTCGACGAGGAGGGCGCCGACGTCGACCAGGTCGTGATGGGGAGCCACGGCCGGACGGGGCTGGGGCGCGTGCTCATGGGCAGCGTCGCCGAGCGGGTGACCCGGCGCTCGCCCGTGCCCGTGACGGTCGTCCGCTGAGCCGGCGAGCCACGGCCGCCGCCCCGCGGCACCGCCTCCACAGCCCTCCGCCGCCGTCACCACAGCCCTCCGCCGCCGTCTCCACAGCCCCCCGCCGCCGTCTCCACAGCCCCCCGCCGCCGTCTCCACAGCCCTCCGCCGCCGTCTCTACAGCCCTCCGGGGCGCCGGTAGCGATTAGCCGCTCGGCGGCGTGACACGACTGTGACCGAACACCCCGGCTTCCGCTCGCTCCACGAGGAAGTCGCCCGGACGCTCCCCGTCGAGGGGTCGCTCCCGGCGTGGCTGACCGGGAGCCTCCTCAGGAACGGTCCCGGCGCGTTCTCCGTTCCCGACGGCAGCAGCGTCGACCACTGGTTCGACGGGCTGGCGATGCTGTACCGCTTCACCTTCGACCCCGGGAACCGCGGTGGTTCCGGCCGCTCGGGTGCCGGCCGCTCGGGTGCCGGCCTCGCGAGTCGGCTCCGCAATCGCGGGGACGCGGTCCACTACCGCAACCGCTTCCTCCGCACCGACGCCTTCGAAGCCGCCCGGGCCGGGGAGTTCGAGGGGGGGTTCGCGACCGGCGAGACGACGCTGCGCTCCAGACTGGCGACGTTCCGCCGCGCCCCCTACGACAACACGAACATCGTCGCCGAGCGCGTCGGCGACGACTACCTCGCGCTCACCGAGTCGCCGCGGCGGGTTCGCTTCGACCCGAACACGCTCGACACGCTCGGCCACGACCGACACGACGACGGCGTCCCCTCCGGACAGCTCGCGTGCGCGCACCTCAAGCGCGACCCCGCGACCGGCACGCTGGTGAACGTCGAGACGGCGTTCGGCCGGACGAGCAGCTACCACGTCAACGCGGTCACCCCCGACGGCGACCGCCGCCACGTCGGCACCGCGACGACGGACGAGCCGGCGTACCTCCACAGCTTCGCGCTCACGCCCCGGTTCGTCGTGATCGCGGAGTTCCCGCTGCGGCTCGACCCGCTCCGGTTGTTCCGCCCCGGCCGCCAGCGCCCGTTCATCGAACAGTTCGAGTGGCAGCCCGACCGCGGCACGCGGGTGATCGTGATGGACCGCACCACGGGCGAGGTCGTCGCCGACCCGGTCACCGACCCCGTGTTCGGCTTCCACCACGTCAACGCCTTCGAGCGCCGCGGCGGCCGCGAGGTCGTCTTCGACCTGGAGACCGTCCCCGACGCGACGACCATCGACTCGCTGTACCTCGACGAGTTGCGCGCCGGGAGCTTCGGCGCGCTCGGCGCGCAGGTGGATCGGTTCGTCGTCGACCTGGGGCGGGCGAACGGGAGCGGTCGCTACGGCGTCGGCGACGCGACGGTGACGCGCGAGCCGCTGTACGAGGGCGGTACCGCCCTGCCGACCGTGTCGCCCGCACGGTGGTGTGAACCGCACCGGTACGTGTACGCGATGAGCACCGACCGACCCGTGAACGAGTGGGCGCGGGCGGTGGTGAAGCTGGACACGGAGACGGGCGAGGCGACCGAGTTCGACGGCGGCGGCTACTTCGGGGAACCGGTCTTCGTGCCGAACCCCGCGGGCGACGCGGAGGACGACGGCGTCGTGGTCGTGGTGGCGCTAGAGGACGGAGCCGAGGCGTCGTCGCTGGTCGTGTTGGAGGGCGAGTCGTTCGCGGAACGGGCGCGGGTGCGACTCCCGCACGCGGTGCCGTTCGACTTCCACGGGCGGTACTTCCCGGAGTTGCGGGTCGAGGCGCACACGTGACCGCGTTCGAGCGGCCGGCCGACGCCGGAACCGCCGTGGTACCGCGGCTCTCGGAAGGGTTATCCCCGTATCCCAGGCAGGTTTGGCTGCAATGGCAAACGGTAAGGTCGACTTCTTCAACGACACTGGCGGCTACGGTTTCATCACGACTGACGACGCGGACGAGGACGTGTTCTTCCACATGGAGGACGTCGGCGGCGAGGACCTGACCGAGGGTCAGGAAGTCGAGTTCGACATCGAGGACGCCCCGAAGGGCCCGCGCGCGACGAACGTCGTCCGCAACTGAGCCCCACGAACCACACGGACTGAACGACCCGAAGCGGATCTCCGTCTCTCTCGTCCCCTCACGGCGGCGCTGACACGGGTTTCGATTTCTTCGGATTTTCACCGAACGCCACACCGCCCAGCGGCGGTACGGCGTTCGCGCCACCCCACTCCCACGAGCGACGCCTCCGGACGCCGGGGCGAAGCCGGTCAGTGACCGACGACCGCCGCCGTCCACCGCCGGCGGTCGAACGAATCGGAGACGGGCACGCCCTCACCACTCAGACGGAGGGGTGAAAATGTACTACGAGCGTAGTTGGAGGCGGCAACGCGTCCGAACGAGCCGCGACGGTCGAACGGCGACGGTGGACCGACATACCCGGGTCTGGGGGCGTTCGGCGCGGCTACTCGTCGTCCGCCAGCGCGTGCCACGACAAGCGCGGGTTCCGCGCCGCCGAGGTCTGGTCGACCCGGCGCGACGTGGTCTTCGTCGGCGCGTCGTGGAGTTCCTCGTCGGTGTCCGCGAACGCCTCGTTGAACGCGTGGGCCAGATCCTCAAGCGACCGCTTGTTCTCCACCTCCGTCGGCTCAGTGAGCATCGCCTCCGGCACCATCTCGGGCCACTTCGTCGTCGGCGGGTGGACGCCGTAGTCAAGCATCCCCTTCGCCACGTCGGCGGCGTCGCGCTCGCCCGCCGTCGCCGCGAACTCGTGGTGGAACGGGCCGTACGGCACCTCCAAGTCGAGCAGGCTCGCGAGGTAGTTCGCGTTCATCGTCGCCTTCGCGCTGGCGTCGAGCAGGCCCTCGTCGCCGAGGCGGTGGATGTACGCGTACGCTCGGATGAGGACGAGCCAGTTGCCGCCGAAGCCGTGGACCTTGCCGATGGAGTGGGCGGGGGCGAACAGTTCGTACTCGGGGGCGTCGGCCTCGTCGCCGGCGTCGTCCGCGCCGTCGGCGTCCGCGAGCGCGCCGCCATCCGAACCTACCTGCCGAACCTGCGGTCTGGGGAGGAACTCCGCCAGTTCCTCGACGACGCCGACCGGTCCGGCGCCGGGACCGCCGCCGCCGTGGGGCGTCGCGAACGTCTTGTGGACGTTGTAGTGCATGATGTCGAACCCCATGTCGCCCGGCCGGGCGCGGCCCAGCAGGGCGTTGAGGTTCGCGCCGTCGTAGTACAGCAGGCCGCCCGCGTCGTGGACCACGTCCGCGATGTGGGCGATGTCACGCTCGAACAGCCCCACCGTGTTGGGGTTGGTGAGCATCAACGCCGCCGTGTCCTCGGAGACTGCGGCCTCCAGCGCCTCCACGTCGACGCGCCCGTCGTCGCCGGAGGGGAGTTCGACCACGTCGTAGCCGGCCATCGCCGCGGTGGCGAAGTTGGTGCCGTGGGCGGACGCGGGGATGATCACCTCCGACTTGTCGTTGCCGTGGTGCTGGTGGTACGCCTTCGCGACGGCGATGCCGGTGAACTCGCCGGCGGCGCCCGCGGGCGGCTGGAGCGTCACGGCGTCCATCCCGCCGATGGTCGCGAGGTACTCCTGCAAGCCGTACAGCAGTTCGAGGGTCCCCTGCACCGTCTCGGGGTCGCGGTCGGGGTGGACCGCCGCGTTCGGGTCGGCCGCGACCGCGTCGGTGAACGAGGGGTTGTACTTCATCGTACACGAGCCGAGCGGGTACGGTCCCAACTCGACGCTCCAGTTCATCTGCGACAGCCGGGTGTAGTGGCGGGCCAGTTCCGGCTCGGAGATCTGGGGCAACTCCAGCGAGTCGCGCGTCAGGTCGTCGGGGAGGACGGAGTTCTCGCCGGGGTCGACGCCCGTCGTGTCCTTCTCCGACAGCAGCGGCTCGTTGCGCGTGTCGTCGCCGAAGCGCGCTTGATCGAAGTTCATCGGGGAGTCACCTCCGCGAACGCGGCGACGAGGTCGTCGGTCGCGTCGGCGTTCAGGTCGGTCACACACACCTGCAGCGTCGCGTCGTCGAGGACGTGGACCGCGAACCCCTGCTCCCGGAGACCGGCGGCGACGCCCGGCGCGTCGTCGACGCCGACGGTGAACTCCCGGAAGTGGTGGCGGGAGTCGAGCGGCGCCTCGACCCCGTCGACGGCGTCCAGATCCGCCGCCAGCGACTCGGCGTTGCGGACGCAGTCTTCCGCCAGCGCGACGAGTCCCTCGGGACCGAGCGAGGCGGCGTGCATCGCCGCGCGCAGGGCGACCCACGCCTGGTTCGTGCAGATGTTCGAGGTGGCGCGCTCCTTGCGGATGTGCTGTTCGCGCGTCTGGAGGGTGAGCGTGAACGCCCGCCGGTCGTCGGCGTCCTCGCTCTTGCCGACGAGGCGGCCGGGCACCTGCCGGAGGTACTCCTCCTCGCACGCGAACAGGCCGAGTCCCATCCCGTAGCTCGTCGGCAGGCCGAGCGCGTCCGCCTCGCCGACGACCACGTCCGCGCCGACGGCGGCCGGCTCCTGTAACAGCGAGAGGGCGACCGGGTCCGAGCCGACACAGAACAGCGCGTCGGCGTCGTGGGCGAGGTCACCCACCTCGCGCAGCGCCGGCTCGATGGCGCCCGTCACGGTCGGCGTCTCGGCGTACACGAACACGGTGTCCTCGTCGACCAGGTCCGCGAGCGCGTCGAGGTCGGCCGTGTTGTCCGCGTACGGGTACGTCTCGACCGTCAGCTCCGAGCCGTCCACGTAGTTGTCGAGCGTGCCGCGCTTGCCGTCGCGCAGGGCGTCCGGGACCAGCACCGTGGTTCCGGCGGTGGAGCGGATGCGCTCGGCGAGGAGGGCGGCCTCCGCGAGGCCGGTCGCGGCGTCGTACATCGAGCAGTTGGCGACCGGCAGGCCAGTCAGCTCCACCAGCATCGACTGGTACTCGAACAGCGCCTGGAGGAACCCCTGTGCGATCTCCGGCTGGTACTGGGTGTAGCTGGTGAGGAACTCCGACCGGGAGGAGAGGTCGTCGACGACCGCGGGGACGTAGTGCGAGTAGTGGCCCCGCCCGAGGAACTCCGTGAGGTCGTCGTTGCGCGCGAACGTCTCGGCGAGATCCCCCCGGACCGTCCGTTCGTCGCGCTGGGGGATGCCGAACTCGCCGTCGAAGGCGACCTCGTCGGGGATGTCGAACAGGTCGGCCTCGCTGTCGACGTCGAGGGCGTCGAGCATCGCCGCCGTCTCGTCGGGGGTGTGAGGGGCGAACGGGGAGCCGGTCGGCCCGCCGGTCCGACCGCTCATCGGGGGACCACCCCACCACGTCCGTGCGGGTACGCCGGCGTTCCGTATCCACGTCTGTCCATAGACGTGCCTACGGCGCCCCCACCAAGAGTCGTTCGTTCCCGGGCGGCGTGGCCGCGTCCCCTCCGGCGATCACTCGGTCGCGAGTGAGTCGTCGCGCGGAGCCGTTTTCCCCCTCGCGCCCCGACACGCGGCCGTGCCCGGCC
It encodes the following:
- a CDS encoding carotenoid oxygenase family protein: MTEHPGFRSLHEEVARTLPVEGSLPAWLTGSLLRNGPGAFSVPDGSSVDHWFDGLAMLYRFTFDPGNRGGSGRSGAGRSGAGLASRLRNRGDAVHYRNRFLRTDAFEAARAGEFEGGFATGETTLRSRLATFRRAPYDNTNIVAERVGDDYLALTESPRRVRFDPNTLDTLGHDRHDDGVPSGQLACAHLKRDPATGTLVNVETAFGRTSSYHVNAVTPDGDRRHVGTATTDEPAYLHSFALTPRFVVIAEFPLRLDPLRLFRPGRQRPFIEQFEWQPDRGTRVIVMDRTTGEVVADPVTDPVFGFHHVNAFERRGGREVVFDLETVPDATTIDSLYLDELRAGSFGALGAQVDRFVVDLGRANGSGRYGVGDATVTREPLYEGGTALPTVSPARWCEPHRYVYAMSTDRPVNEWARAVVKLDTETGEATEFDGGGYFGEPVFVPNPAGDAEDDGVVVVVALEDGAEASSLVVLEGESFAERARVRLPHAVPFDFHGRYFPELRVEAHT
- the gcvPA gene encoding aminomethyl-transferring glycine dehydrogenase subunit GcvPA; protein product: MSGRTGGPTGSPFAPHTPDETAAMLDALDVDSEADLFDIPDEVAFDGEFGIPQRDERTVRGDLAETFARNDDLTEFLGRGHYSHYVPAVVDDLSSRSEFLTSYTQYQPEIAQGFLQALFEYQSMLVELTGLPVANCSMYDAATGLAEAALLAERIRSTAGTTVLVPDALRDGKRGTLDNYVDGSELTVETYPYADNTADLDALADLVDEDTVFVYAETPTVTGAIEPALREVGDLAHDADALFCVGSDPVALSLLQEPAAVGADVVVGEADALGLPTSYGMGLGLFACEEEYLRQVPGRLVGKSEDADDRRAFTLTLQTREQHIRKERATSNICTNQAWVALRAAMHAASLGPEGLVALAEDCVRNAESLAADLDAVDGVEAPLDSRHHFREFTVGVDDAPGVAAGLREQGFAVHVLDDATLQVCVTDLNADATDDLVAAFAEVTPR
- the gcvPB gene encoding aminomethyl-transferring glycine dehydrogenase subunit GcvPB; amino-acid sequence: MNFDQARFGDDTRNEPLLSEKDTTGVDPGENSVLPDDLTRDSLELPQISEPELARHYTRLSQMNWSVELGPYPLGSCTMKYNPSFTDAVAADPNAAVHPDRDPETVQGTLELLYGLQEYLATIGGMDAVTLQPPAGAAGEFTGIAVAKAYHQHHGNDKSEVIIPASAHGTNFATAAMAGYDVVELPSGDDGRVDVEALEAAVSEDTAALMLTNPNTVGLFERDIAHIADVVHDAGGLLYYDGANLNALLGRARPGDMGFDIMHYNVHKTFATPHGGGGPGAGPVGVVEELAEFLPRPQVRQVGSDGGALADADGADDAGDEADAPEYELFAPAHSIGKVHGFGGNWLVLIRAYAYIHRLGDEGLLDASAKATMNANYLASLLDLEVPYGPFHHEFAATAGERDAADVAKGMLDYGVHPPTTKWPEMVPEAMLTEPTEVENKRSLEDLAHAFNEAFADTDEELHDAPTKTTSRRVDQTSAARNPRLSWHALADDE
- the crcB gene encoding fluoride efflux transporter CrcB, whose amino-acid sequence is MSAPGGAAVAPVLASATAAVPAPALVAVGGAGGAVARHLVASAVDRAGDGFPLGTLTVNVLGSFVLGLVTFLPAGGDVSLLVGTGACGAFTTFSSFSVATVQLWDRGERARAAAFVVANTVLAGVAVGAAAALAGAG
- a CDS encoding cold-shock protein, encoding MANGKVDFFNDTGGYGFITTDDADEDVFFHMEDVGGEDLTEGQEVEFDIEDAPKGPRATNVVRN
- the aceA gene encoding isocitrate lyase; translated protein: MHPSELDQDVFTKDIDNPQGAKLRQMLDEQDYVFAPGLYHALDARLAEMAGLDAAYMSGYSTVLGQFGFPDLEMVTMTEMVENAKRIVEATNLPVIADCDTGYGGTHNVRRAVREYEKAGVAAVHIEDQTTPKRCGHIAGKQIVSREKARSRFEAAVDAKQSEDTVVIARTDAYGSANGDWEEHLERGRIYADAGVDLVWPEMPDPSREDAVEYAETIHETHPDLDLAFNYSSSFEWGAEEDPLTFQELGDLGYKYQFITLYALHSGAHSVYEDMQNIAENDEEAQFDLEERYIGHETESHHALSFVDRYQDIETRFDPEAEERIEESAGFAEDRSEPITSGEASEEAESSSDDD
- a CDS encoding fluoride efflux transporter FluC produces the protein MADSRAATPVVLALVAVGGAVGATARYAVGGALPGLWGTLTANVSGSFLLGLLLYEALRTDRLGDRTRTLLTTGVLSSYTTYSTFVVETVQAAPAVGATYLVGSYALGVAAALAGRAVAARLDPREGREVWA
- a CDS encoding universal stress protein, with the protein product MSRRILVPIDSSDHSTKALDHALAVHEGATVVLLHVVDPTRWVSAGDDEGMEPFYSKQLEEAARSGSEELLAAAADRVRDAGADVETVELVGGPARAILQYLDEEGADVDQVVMGSHGRTGLGRVLMGSVAERVTRRSPVPVTVVR